A genome region from Eremothecium gossypii ATCC 10895 chromosome VII, complete sequence includes the following:
- the TEP1 gene encoding putative phosphatidylinositol-3,4,5-trisphosphate 3-phosphatase (Syntenic homolog of Saccharomyces cerevisiae YNL128W (TEP1)), translated as MSLPKLTPENIIRSIYTSPVNRHKNNLGLVLDLTYITDNIIVCSYPVMKYPRMFYRNSLKDLVTYLNVHHGSGKWKIFNLKVEICDSDYTDEDILSMVGAGLRSPIESLRSPRSAVSSQSYALLTKHSKSIGIELPERSSLSTPINPKTILNDLVARRGWIDHFPPPFILLEEITDEIHEYLGGDSGRVAVVHCKMGKGRSGTVAIAYLMKYRQIPMLESCQLFLTTRFKPGISRGVTIYSQLRYLRYHETFICYDTLYRPQIMEELRRCRFRIDSIEFVNPLGTITRDIIGSACMLGVKIQKYKPRNDGLVDLYSVECDEDKEEFSLVDGKYIILPRTTIDTSDIRLCFGLRSKTTEFINSVTKLTSSAYCWLNLYWETVSCSRSLSPTNFLITELDEEIRSNIGQPTFTIKWEDLEGTKGTLNKGLKLFDSLTLYWSLETDPR; from the coding sequence ATGTCACTACCAAAATTGACTCCGGAGAATATCATACGGTCAATATACACTAGCCCTGTGAACCGTCACAAGAACAACTTGGGGCTAGTGCTAGACTTGACGTATATTACCGACAACATCATTGTGTGCTCCTATCCTGTGATGAAGTACCCGCGCATGTTTTACAGGAACAGTCTCAAGGACCTAGTCACGTATCTCAACGTTCATCACGGCTCCGGCAAATGGAAAATATTTAATCTAAAGGTTGAGATCTGTGACTCGGACTACACTGACGAGGACATATTATCGATGGTGGGCGCGGGACTGCGGTCGCCTATTGAGTCGCTTCGGtcgccgcgcagcgccgtGAGCTCGCAGTCGTACGCTCTGTTGACCAAGCACAGCAAGTCCATTGGGATCGAACTGCCCGAACGGAGCTCTTTGAGTACTCCGATCAACCCCAAGACCATTCTCAACGACCTTGTCGCGCGACGTGGATGGATTGACCACTTTCCGCCGCCATTCATCCTATTGGAAGAGATCACAGACGAGATCCACGAATACCTAGGCGGCGACAGCGGCAGAGTCGCAGTGGTGCACTGTAAAATGGGGAAGGGCAGGTCTGGCACCGTTGCGATTGCATACCTCATGAAATACCGGCAAATCCCGATGCTAGAGTCCTGTCAGCTTTTTCTGACCACGCGCTTCAAGCCCGGGATTAGCCGCGGTGTCACCATCTACTCGCAGTTGCGCTACCTCCGTTACCACGAGACATTCATATGCTACGACACGCTCTACCGCCCACAGATCATGGAGGAGTtgcgccgctgccgcttCCGCATCGACTCGATAGAGTTTGTCAACCCGCTCGGCACGATTACACGCGACATCATCGGCTCCGCGTGCATGCTCGGTGTCAAGATACAGAAGTACAAGCCGCGCAACGACGGGCTAGTCGACCTCTACAGCGTCGAATGCGACGAGGACAAGGAGGAGTTCTCGCTTGTGGACGGTAAGTACATTATCCTCCCGCGGACCACCATCGACACCTCCGACATCCGCCTCTGCTTCGGCCTCCGATCCAAAACCACCGAATTCATAAACAGCGTCACAAAGCTCACGTCGTCGGCCTACTGCTGGCTCAACCTCTATTGGGAAACCGTCTCGTGCAGCAGGAGTCTCTCGCCCACCAATTTCTTGATCACTGAGTTGGACGAGGAAATCCGCTCCAACATCGGCCAGCCGACCTTCACCATAAAGTGGGAGGACCTCGAGGGCACCAAGGGCACCTTGAACAAGGGCTTGAAGCTCTTCGACTCGCTCACGCTCTACTGGAGCCTTGAAACTGACCCTCGCTAG
- the CIA2 gene encoding iron-sulfur cluster assembly protein CIA2 (Syntenic homolog of Saccharomyces cerevisiae YHR122W), giving the protein MSSVLYTHPPRPEKIPASATSQKMSEFINEDPKILDEAQLPQRAEDAQDWSGLALSKPAQERQKQLLQLTVRDTQLVRDVALLDTLLTQAAPPLSYSSDSDSDEADPVDPQEIYDLIAHISDPEHPLTLGQLAVVNLPDIEVRDSGDPHEIAEVVVRITPTITHCSLATLIGLGIRVRLERSLTPRFRITVLLKKGSHQSENQVNKQLNDKERVAAACENEQLVEVVSKMLSTCK; this is encoded by the coding sequence ATGTCCTCTGTATTATATACCCACCCGCCACGTCCAGAGAAGATACCAGCAAGTGCTACCTCCCAGAAGATGAGCGAATTCATTAATGAGGATCCCAAAATCCTAGACGAAGCAcagctgccgcagcgcgccgaGGACGCGCAGGACTGGAGCGGTTTGGCGCTGAGTAAGCCAGCACAGGAGCGCCAAAAACAACTGCTACAGCTTACCGTGCGCGATACACAGCTCGTGAGGGACGTGGCGCTCCTGGACACGCTGCTGACacaggcggcgccgccgctgtCGTACAGCTCCGACTCAGACTCCGATGAGGCGGACCCGGTCGACCCGCAGGAAATCTACGACCTGATCGCACACATCAGCGACCCGGAGCATCCGCTGACGCTCGGGCAGCTGGCCGTGGTCAACCTGCCGGACATCGAGGTGCGCGACTCCGGCGACCCGCACGAGATCGCAGAGGTGGTTGTGCGGATCACGCCGACAATCACGCATTGCTCGCTGGCCACGCTGATTGGGCTGGGGATACGCGTGCGTCTGGAGCGCAGTCTGACACCGCGCTTCCGCATAACCGTGCTGCTGAAGAAAGGCTCGCACCAGAGCGAGAACCAGGTCAACAAGCAGCTGAACGACAAGGAGCGCGTAGCCGCCGCATGCGAGAACGAGCAGCTCGTGGAGGTCGTCTCCAAAATGCTCAGCACCTGCAAGTGA
- the SPC98 gene encoding Spc98p (Syntenic homolog of Saccharomyces cerevisiae YNL126W (SPC98)): MEYMDIEASLYPCVVNMLPRGVPEVQARRLVQELARAITSGNNEQASRVVSMYRAEMVRTPEQTQQWGKFEMFVKVLESFGSKEQVLKYLTVLNSVPQESTPFRHRRTASGYLTNATLQRHNSLMTPSRAVSVYAESFENVERLSERRSAVTSAYGGPVPKRPQQHDTPLAYLSNPYYSNMVPEADVLKYISYTLLATTSSLFPISNQVIEIPPNVPNGESGVFHSIFEAALLYQYLSNQVEKFKVASSLSPLKVNFLTVVSERLREYSRVVNQLSSSIASESVKSIYIQIYTQILVFRFYHGYLERFEQLRGDQLISEFDSLRQHGDPLVKNLAEEIFSTLIDLYMEYLLYWLVRGQLKSTHDEFFVSVNKSADPKLGMNFAILKESIPGFIPPAVAQQIYTVGKSYIYLETYLKEIEWASNFSNKYMNKFADLPKSAIGQPFYDLVNEQHAEITAFINDILKSKYYYDETVTVLKDILLMGRGDFIENIIINASDFLMEPVHQLQSYQLTKCLQESVQRSSLRNYLNKHDNNVIINKLDARLLESGHGSVGWDVFTLDYLVDLPLSIVLNVNRPGRKKEYLRIFNFLWRIKKNAFFFQEEWLRNLSLMRDFRKTRRNKPLVRDIVRKMALVNALKNQLELFNRKMESYCFTNIIESKYRDFQKKLTMKENNSNESFNVITLKSGIKFIDGILKPRLEYLHQLRPDAATVGSSGLKQYNIDELDNLHNDYLDSILDNKLLDAHNGKQPGKFTNQYFPVSLIMLMNQMLEFVLSYAELNGILHEILIQLNLQRQDGLNDILARFNLVMKNIVSCFKTFQNNSFALIKDLKLDGNEDMAKLSRILR; the protein is encoded by the coding sequence ATGGAGTATATGGATATCGAGGCAAGCCTATACCCGTGTGTAGTGAATATGCTACCGCGCGGTGTGCCAGAAGTGCAGGCCAGACGGTTGGTTCaggagctggcgcgggCAATTACAAGTGGAAATAATGAGCAGGCGTCAAGAGTGGTGAGCATGTACCGGGCGGAGATGGTGCGGACGCCGGAGCAGACGCAGCAGTGGGGGAAGTTCGAGATGTTCGTGAAAGTGCTGGAGAGTTTCGGTAGCAAGGAGCAGGTGCTGAAGTACCTGACGGTGCTGAACAGCGTGCCGCAGGAGAGCACGCCCTTCCGACACAGGCGCACCGCGTCTGGATATCTTACGAACGCCACGCTGCAACGGCACAACTCGCTGATGACGCCGTCGAGGGCGGTTAGTGTCTATGCAGAGTCGTTCGAGAATGTGGAGCGGCTTTCAGAGCGCCGGTCGGCGGTAACCTCTGCCTACGGCGGCCCGGTCCCCAAgcggccgcagcagcacgaTACTCCATTGGCATATCTGTCTAACCCATACTACAGCAACATGGTGCCCGAGGCCGACGTTTTAAAGTATATTTCCTACACGTTACTGGCTACTACGTCGAGTTTGTTCCCGATCTCCAATCAGGTTATCGAAATCCCACCCAATGTTCCGAACGGCGAAAGTGGTGTTTTCCACAGCATATTTGAGGCTGCATTATTATATCAGTATTTGAGTAACCAAGTAGAGAAATTTAAAGTTGCATCTTCCCTATCGCCGCTCAAGGTTAATTTTCTTACCGTCGTTTCAGAAAGACTACGAGAATACAGCAGAGTGGTCAACCAGCTTTCGAGTTCCATTGCTTCCGAAAGTGTGAAGTCCATATACATCCAAATATACACGCAGATCTTGGTCTTCCGGTTCTATCATGGTTACCTAGAACGCTTTGAGCAATTAAGAGGAGATCAATTGATATCTGAGTTCGATTCCCTGCGGCAGCACGGGGATCCATTGGTCAAGAATCTTGCTGAAGAGATATTCTCTACTTTAATCGACCTCTATATGGAGTACCTTCTTTATTGGCTTGTTCGCGGACAGCTCAAGTCCACGCACGACGAGTTTTTCGTTTCTGTCAACAAGTCCGCGGACCCCAAGTTGGGGATGAATTTTGCCATTCTGAAGGAAAGCATACCCGGGTTCATTCCTCCCGCTGTAGCGCAGCAAATATACACTGTCGGGAAAAGCTACATATACTTGGAAACATACCTCAAGGAGATCGAATGGGCTAGTAATTTTTCTAACAAGTACATGAATAAGTTTGCGGACTTACCTAAGTCAGCCATCGGCCAGCCATTCTACGACCTAGTCAACGAGCAGCATGCTGAAATAACGGCCTTTATTAATGATATCTTAAAGTCAAAATATTACTATGATGAAACAGTTACGGTCCTGAAAGATATTCTTCTAATGGGCAGGGGAGATTTTATAGAAAACATCATCATCAACGCATCTGACTTCCTGATGGAGCCCGTGCACCAGCTACAAAGCTACCAACTGACGAAGTGCTTGCAGGAATCAGTCCAGCGGTCATCGCTAAGGAATTACCTAAACAAGCATGACAACAATGTTATTATCAATAAACTTGATGCTCGGCTGCTCGAGTCAGGGCATGGATCCGTCGGCTGGGATGTGTTCACGCTGGACTACCTTGTCGACCTGCCTTTGAGCATAGTTCTGAATGTTAACCGCCCTGGCCGGAAAAAAGAATATCTGCGTATCTTCAACTTCCTCTGGCGTATAAAGAAGAACGCCTTCTTCTTTCAGGAAGAATGGCTCCGCAACTTATCCCTCATGAGAGACTTTAGAAAGACACGCCGCAACAAGCCCCTGGTCCGGGATATTGTGAGGAAAATGGCGCTGGTCAACGCACTGAAGAATCAACTCGAGCTATTCAACAGAAAGATGGAATCGTACTGTTTCACCAACATCATCGAATCCAAATATCGCGATTTCCAGAAGAAGCTGACCATGAAGGAAAATAATTCGAACGAGAGCTTCAATGTAATTACCCTGAAGAGCGGCATCAAGTTCATCGACGGGATCTTGAAGCCACGACTCGAATACCTCCATCAGCTAAGGCCGGACGCAGCCACTGTCGGCTCCTCCGGTCTCAAGCAGTATAACATAGATGAGCTGGACAACCTCCACAACGACTACCTCGACAGCATCCTCGACAACAAGTTGCTGGATGCGCATAACGGCAAACAACCCGGGAAGTTCACCAACCAGTATTTCCCGGTCTCCCTCATTATGCTAATGAATCAGATGTTGGAGTTCGTCCTTTCGTACGCCGAACTCAACGGAATCCTCCACGAGATCCTGATCCAGTTGAATCTCCAACGTCAGGACGGCTTGAACGACATTCTCGCCCGTTTCAACCTCGTCATGAAAAACATCGTGTCCTGCTTCAAAACCTTCCAGAACAACTCGTTCGCTCTGATCAAGGACCTCAAGCTGGACGGTAACGAAGACATGGCAAAGTTGAGCAGAATCCTCCGCTGA
- the TOM22 gene encoding Tom22p (Syntenic homolog of Saccharomyces cerevisiae YNL131W (TOM22)) encodes MVELTEITEEAQLLDSQHQQQAKNNKFAGEKAGDSTDDEAYSSDEEDDFDENETLYDRIVALKDIISPKQRKRLSQAYSTTVWMFQGLFSKGGNVVWALTTSALLLGVPLSLSLLAEQQLIEMEKNFDLQKDANEILAAGNAPAPATAGL; translated from the coding sequence ATGGTCGAACTAACCGAGATCACGGAGGAAGCGCAACTGTTGGACTCCCAACACCAACAACAAGCTAAGAACAACAAGTTTGCAGGCGAGAAGGCTGGAGACAGCACAGATGACGAGGCTTACTCCAGCGACGAAGAGGACGATTTTGACGAGAATGAGACCCTGTATGACAGAATCGTGGCTTTGAAAGACATAATCTCGCCGAAACAGCGGAAGCGGCTGAGCCAGGCGTACAGCACCACCGTGTGGATGTTCCAGGGCTTGTTTTCGAAAGGCGGCAACGTCGTGTGGGCGTTGACTACATCTGCGCTACTTCTCGGTGTGCCACTATCGCTATCTCTATTGGCGGAACAGCAGTTGATCGAGATGGAGAAGAACTTTGACCTGCAAAAAGATGCGAACGAGATCCTAGCGGCCGGCAAcgcgcctgcgcctgcgACAGCTGGTCTCTGA
- the CPT1 gene encoding diacylglycerol cholinephosphotransferase (Syntenic homolog of Saccharomyces cerevisiae YNL130C (CPT1) and YHR123W (EPT1); 1-intron), which translates to MGIFIPHSKLRNLKEYKYRGEDRSIVSKYVLKPFWAKFVNVFPLWMAPNAVTLSGFGFIVANLCTVLYYDPKLEGNNPRWTYFTYAIGLFLYQTFDACDGAHARRTSQSSPLGELFDHCIDALNTSLGVIVFCSVIGSGYSLLSMLIQFALLCNFYLSTWEHYHTHQLFLSEFSGPVEGILLTCISFMFTGIWGPEAVWHVPIKEVTIGKWTLMVESQHLVFVFCGIGLLYNLAASRKNVVDYYTEKHGASKVTDKQIRSAMYGVSPFFVYFAFLFAVGFFEPAFLSLPFMLEAGLTIAFVVGRIIVAHLTLQDYPSCNVPMYIPLAQILLRVLLVNGLGYDKGSAIFALTWFGCGLTLGIHAMFLTEVICEFTQFLDIYALTIKHPKIA; encoded by the exons ATGGGAATCTTTATTCCGCATTCAAAGTTGCGGAACTTGAAGGAATATAA ATATCGAGGGGAAGACCGCTCTATTGTGTCCAAGTATGTGCTAAAACCGTTCTGGGCCAAGTTTGTCAACGTGTTTCCCCTCTGGATGGCCCCCAATGCGGTGACGCTATCGGGGTTTGGCTTCATCGTGGCGAACCTCTGCACAGTGTTGTACTACGATCCGAAGCTTGAGGGAAACAATCCGCGGTGGACCTACTTTACGTACGCTATTGGGTTGTTCCTCTATCAGACGTTTGATGCGTGCGACGGCGCGCACGCGCGGCGGACTTCGCAGTCCAGTCCGTTGGGTGAGTTATTTGACCACTGTATCGACGCGCTCAACACAAGTTTGGGCGTTATCGTATTCTGCTCTGTGATCGGTAGTGGGTACTCGTTGCTCAGCATGTTGATCCAATTTGCGCTACTCTGCAACTTCTACCTCAGTACCTGGGAGCACTACCACACCCACCAGCTCTTTTTGAGCGAGTTCAGTGGCCCGGTGGAGGGTATATTGTTGACCTGCATTTCGTTCATGTTTACGGGTATCTGGGGGCCCGAGGCCGTGTGGCATGTGCCCATCAAAGAGGTAACTATCGGGAAGTGGACGCTGATGGTCGAGTCTCAGCACCTAGTGTTCGTCTTCTGTGGAATCGGTCTTCTCTACAACCTTGCTGCATCCCGTAAGAACGTGGTAGACTACTATACTGAAAAACACGGAGCCTCGAAGGTGACTGACAAGCAGATCCGGAGTGCAATGTACGGAGTATCTCCGTTCTTTGTCTATTTTGCCTTCCTGTTTGCAGTGGGCTTTTTCGAACCGGCGTTCCTCTCCTTGCCCTTCATGCTCGAAGCCGGCCTAACGATCGCCTTTGTCGTGGGGCGTATTATCGTCGCACACTTGACCCTGCAGGATTATCCATCATGCAACGTTCCGATGTACATTCCGCTGGCCCAAATTCTCCTCCGCGTGCTACTCGTAAATGGTCTCGGATACGACAAGGGGTCTGCGATCTTCGCCTTGACTTGGTTCGGTTGCGGGCTAACGCTGGGAATCCACGCTATGTTCCTCACAGAAGTGATCTGTGAGTTCACCCAGTTCTTAGACATTTACGCCCTCACGATCAAGCACCCGAAGATCGCTTGA
- the LSM12 gene encoding Lsm12p (Syntenic homolog of Saccharomyces cerevisiae YHR121W (LSM12)) produces the protein MSINLEHILGFKVRVTNVLDGVTQGKIYAYDSGNHTLTLLCGRKGHTASFKVIKTTFIKSLEVVGEKPTSPGIKRDTLKPAGVNIERVVATLRSREAEHRTHDSGGGAATAEGRAVFESVARTVAMTRWDGDRIVVLDAVEIAPPYTAADVRGEAASCELVAKIVEGTWRKLESQKKGG, from the coding sequence ATGAGCATCAACTTGGAACATATCCTTGGATTCAAGGTGCGGGTGACCAACGTCCTCGACGGTGTAACACAGGGCAAGATATACGCGTACGATTCGGGAAACCATACGCTGACGCTACTATGTGGGCGCAAGGGCCATACTGCGAGCTTTAAGGTGATTAAGACGACGTTTATCAAGAGCCTGGAGGTGGTGGGAGAGAAACCCACCAGCCCTGGCATCAAGCGCGACACGCTGAAGCCCGCGGGCGTGAATATAGAGCGGGTGGTGGCGACGCTGCGGTCGCGGGAGGCCGAGCACCGGACGCACGACAGCGGGGGAGGGGCTGCGACGGCGGAGGGACGGGCGGTTTTCGAAAGCGTCGCGCGGACAGTGGCGATGACGCGGTGGGACGGTGACCGGATCGTGGTGCTGGACGCGGTGGAGATCGCGCCGCCGTACACGGCGGCGGATGTGCGCGGAGAGGCTGCGTCGTGCGAGCTGGTGGCGAAGATCGTGGAGGGCACGTGGCGCAAGCTGGAGAGTCAGAAGAAAGGCGGATAG
- the FAR11 gene encoding Far11p (Syntenic homolog of Saccharomyces cerevisiae YNL127W (FAR11)): MPEVGRPSSPLIRSLSPQDYVKKKQQNKKAGFKYGEEGGGYELEGGGSEATLLQDLDMLLHRKLQLNNLTFEGSPEAANNASAVEEDEEFTNVDEIDGPISPSACKAVELPGAAPVCLSPIGPKAMRSEPPEPEDANMPVDAEYKEQLDRRAEEISAGLTFHAMSKPTLDWSLRAFYGLGDELSEWFDLKDYLLLQQAESVFKKRFDPSLFAREAPYQTQCVAQLRHELASDSLAATTLQALCYIAFGTPSEATSVEAHLASIRCNCRLLALEMLSTILATFKRHAVLCRDEETNLAAYNALFLQSSTLLYVITCVCLDMRDSDEELVDKVVASVHEAELVEFITKYIERWRWHSRLCMRIRSMIMLLFKLLTLQFGDESHYRMTKAYINDLHGIKTYDSEPEKLTVSPLDYEAFRIDIKARFPVVEGLNSKIPKHFDNRNSLSQFLEIPRPKAHTALKMTLPEPQLHIATPAPSPPGSPVSPYTPKARKSFQTNLCYPSLYPSDDEGNTDDLDSRMQLLNEPDNDNIIPYNIQEAIDILSKNVEVKLSVKQMWHERSLFMMQERGWKEPEKPPVDPYDYYQVADSSPCIRTMRHVESYYRNCLPSLNSLVYVLLQTIESNLSNHEYFLKDFPKDMSAEVLTPQLEISRAKEILLRSSSGILFTLLRWFKLSHILKFEYLASLIYDSKFSDIFIPLFSKFTFNYTERIYKKTVAVNHSFLEECSKSNTSYQTSYGKLLVEDGGQEEQINIRMISSEVYMLEILSRVIGKKTYRLKELPLGIGTLFNKLYQIFNLDIYHPILRIVRELTPFKNKRWKSEHVELISGVYLYEKLSLADNWVTGKDISGEMHDAYGHEIALRAMLQFYNFTHYKQPMEQCGYTEKPNKSFFSKESEILTSNY, encoded by the coding sequence ATGCCTGAAGTCGGTAGGCCAAGCTCACCACTGATACGGTCGCTGTCGCCGCAGGACTACGTGAAGAAGAAGCAACAGAACAAGAAGGCGGGTTTCAAGTATGGCGAGGAGGGCGGCGGATACGAGCTGGAGGGCGGTGGGTCGGAGGCGACGCTACTGCAGGACCTGGACATGCTCCTGCACCGGAAGTTACAGCTCAACAACTTGACGTTCGAAGGGTCGCCGGAGGCCGCTAACAATGCAAGCGcggtggaggaggacgaAGAATTCACGAACGTGGATGAGATTGACGGGCCGATCTCGCCATCCGCGTGCAAGGCGGTGGAGCTCcccggcgcggcgccggtgTGCCTGTCGCCAATCGGGCCGAAGGCCATGCGCAGCGAGCCACCGGAACCCGAGGACGCCAACATGCCGGTGGACGCGGAGTACAAGGAGCAGCTCGATCGGCGGGCCGAGGAGATATCCGCGGGGCTGACGTTCCATGCGATGTCGAAGCCCACGCTCGACTGGTCGCTGCGGGCGTTCTACGGGCTTGGCGACGAATTGAGCGAGTGGTTTGACCTGAAGGACTACCTGCTGTTGCAGCAGGCCGAGTCTGTGTTCAAGAAGCGGTTTGACCCGTCGCTCTTTGCGCGCGAGGCTCCCTACCAGACGCAATGCGTGGCCCAGCTTCGGCACGAGCTCGCGAGCGACAGCCTTGCCGCTACAACGCTACAGGCATTGTGCTACATTGCCTTTGGCACCCCGAGCGAGGCGACCAGTGTGGAGGCCCACTTGGCCAGTATACGATGTAATTGCCGCCTGCTTGCCCTGGAAATGCTCTCCACAATATTGGCGACGTTCAAGCGGCACGCGGTACTATGCCGGGATGAAGAGACTAATTTGGCTGCGTACAACGCCCTCTTTCTACAGTCCTCCACACTTCTTTACGTCATAACATGTGTTTGTTTGGACATGCGTGACTCCGACGAAGAGCTGGTCGACAAGGTCGTGGCGTCTGTCCATGAAGCAGAGCTTGTCGAATTCATCACGAAATATATTGAGCGCTGGCGTTGGCATAGCAGACTCTGTATGCGAATCCGAAGTATGATTATGTTGTTGTTCAAGTTGCTAACGTTGCAATTTGGAGATGAGTCGCATTACCGCATGACTAAAGCATACATTAATGACCTACATGGTATAAAAACCTACGATAGCGAGCCAGAAAAATTGACGGTTTCTCCACTTGACTATGAGGCCTTCCGCATTGACATCAAGGCGCGCTTTCCCGTAGTCGAGGGGTTGAACTCCAAAATACCTAAGCATTTTGACAATCGCAACTCTCTGTCCCAGTTCCTCGAAATTCCAAGGCCTAAGGCACACACCGCCTTAAAAATGACACTACCCGAGCCGCAACTGCACATTGCGACCCCGGCTCCTTCTCCTCCGGGATCTCCTGTGTCGCCTTATACACCAAAGGCTCGCAAGTCTTTCCAGACAAATCTATGCTACCCTTCACTATATCCTTCTGATGATGAAGGCAATACTGACGATCTGGATAGCAGAATGCAACTCTTAAACGAACCAGATAATGATAACATAATCCCCTATAATATCCAAGAGGCCATAGATATTCTATCAAAAAACGTTGAGGTCAAGCTCTCGGTGAAACAAATGTGGCACGAGCGCAGTCTCTTTATGATGCAGGAGCGTGGTTGGAAAGAACCAGAAAAGCCGCCCGTAGATCCATACGACTACTATCAGGTCGCAGACAGTTCCCCGTGCATCAGGACCATGCGCCACGTCGAAAGCTACTACAGGAACTGTCTCCCCAGCCTCAATTCGTTGGTTTATGTTCTTTTACAAACGATAGAGTCAAACTTGAGCAACCACGAATACTTCCTCAAGGATTTCCCCAAAGATATGTCGGCGGAGGTGTTGACACCGCAGTTGGAAATCAGCAGGGCCAAAGAAATCCTCTTGCGGTCTTCTAGCGGCATCCTATTCACTTTACTCCGCTGGTTCAAGCTGAGCCACATTTTAAAATTCGAATATCTTGCGTCCCTGATATACGATTCAAAATTCAGCGACATTTTCATTCCGTTGTTTTCCAAATTCACCTTCAACTACACCGAGAGGATTTATAAGAAAACTGTCGCAGTGAACCACTCCTTCCTTGAAGAATGCAGCAAAAGCAACACCTCGTACCAAACCTCCTACGGCAAGCTCCTCGTCGAGGACGGCGGCCAGGAAGAACAGATAAACATCCGCATGATATCCTCCGAGGTGTACATGCTCGAGATCCTCTCTAGGGTGATCGGCAAGAAAACTTATAGATTAAAAGAGTTGCCCCTAGGCATTGGTACGCTTTTCAATAAGCTCTACCAGATATTCAACCTGGATATCTACCACCCCATTCTACGCATTGTACGCGAGCTCACGCCCTTCAAGAATAAGCGCTGGAAGTCCGAACACGTGGAGCTCATCTCAGGCGTCTACCTCTATGAGAAGCTCTCGCTAGCGGACAACTGGGTCACTGGAAAGGATATCTCCGGCGAAATGCATGATGCCTATGGACATGAAATTGCTTTACGGGCAATGCTACAATTCTATAACTTCACTCACTACAAGCAGCCCATGGAGCAGTGTGGTTACACTGAGAAACCAAACAAGTCTTTTTTCAGCAAGGAGTCAGAGATACTGACCTCTAACTATTGA
- the NRK1 gene encoding ribosylnicotinamide kinase (Syntenic homolog of Saccharomyces cerevisiae YNL129W (NRK1); Newly annotated start codon according to experimentaly determined 5 end of mRNA using 5 RACE.) encodes MTSQLAGFKGTRGTLLVGIGGCSSSGKSTIAKLAVQVLEDAVLVHQDDFYRHDDEVPFDEEYQIGNWDVPEALDMAQFERELDHIRATGRPAAKLVHNGNIDDVGKFGISEEYLEELRRRYRGRISQPVVLVDGFMLYHDDKVAARFDCRLLVRAPYATMKARRASRGGYKTLDSFWQDPPFYFDKFVYKSYAATHARLFRNCDVEDRLVAPDVQEIYNGDEAQITCVLEQVLDAIAAAQC; translated from the coding sequence ATGACCTCGCAGTTGGCAGGCTTTAAGGGAACCAGGGGCACTCTTCTGGTAGGAATAGGCGGATGCTCATCTTCCGGTAAGAGTACGATAGCAAAACTGGCTGTCCAGGTCCTGGAGGACGCTGTACTTGTCCACCAGGACGACTTCTATAGGCATGACGACGAGGTTCCGTTCGACGAGGAGTACCAGATAGGGAATTGGGACGTGCCCGAGGCCCTCGACATGGCGCAGTTTGAGCGGGAGCTGGACCACATCCGGGCGACCGGTCGGCCTGCGGCGAAGCTCGTGCACAACGGAAATATTGACGACGTAGGCAAGTTCGGGATATCCGAGGAGTACCTGGAAGAGCTCCGGAGACGGTACCGGGGCCGCATCTCACAGCCTGTGGTGCTGGTGGACGGGTTCATGTTGTACCACGACGACAAGGTGGCCGCGCGGTTCGACTGCCGCCTGTTGGTGCGCGCACCCTACGCCACGATGAAGGCCCGGCGCGCTTCGCGCGGCGGATACAAGACGTTGGACTCATTCTGGCAGGACCCGCCGTTCTACTTTGACAAGTTTGTCTACAAGTCGTACGCTGCCACGCATGCGCGCCTGTTTCGGAACTGCGATGTAGAAGATCGCCTTGTGGCGCCGGACGTACAGGAGATCTACAACGGCGATGAGGCGCAAATCACGTGCGTTCTGGAGCAGGTACTCGATGCCATTGCAGCCGCGCAGTGCTAG